TGTCTTGTGAGAGTCACTGGAGAGACATGAGCTTGCTGGCAAGCACTTATTCAAGGTGGGGAAACATAGGCTGGCATccaagggaagagaggaaggttCATCTTCCCAGCTGAAGACCTGGGTCTGCAGGCAAAGGGGCTGTGCTCTATCCTCGCGTTGACTCCACTGCTGCTCGCTAAGACATTTCTCTTGCTAGGTGTGGAGGATTGAGGACTTGCACATGCAGCCGGTGGATCGCAAGAAATACGGGCAGTTCTATGGGGGTGATTGCTACTTGGTCCTGTACACCTACCTGAGATCAGGCAGGCCTCACTATGTCCTCTACATGTGGCAGGTAGGTCAGACCGAAGCAGAAGGGACTGTGCTGTGTCTGTTAGAAAACTAAAACTCGTGTTTATTGGAAGCCTACAACTGACGGAAGCAATTGCACCCAAAAACCCAACCGACACATCCCAGAGAACTCACATGCCCTTTGCTTATCAGCTGTCCACTCGCAAAGATCCCAAGCTCTGTCTTGCAAGCAACACGGACTCTCTGAGCCCAAGCTGCCATCAGACTAAAAGATGGCAATATAAAACAGAGAGCATGAAGGATTATGGGGTTTACAGTGCTGAAGTCAAACCTTGCaggctttcagattttttttttgagttcctAGGACCTGGATCATGTGAATATTTGAATATCTCTGCTTTCTactttttaagtatattttcCTCCTCTagattgcagagaaaagcttaGAAAATGAGGTTTAAAGGCTCCAAGACCAGAATGCAAATTCAAAATCATGTAGTTTGACTTCTGATCTCGTGATATCATAGGCAGGGATCTGGATCACGACTCTAGCAAGCTTGGGAAGTATCGCAGGAAGTTACACTGTGCAGAACTTTACACCCTTCACCTCGTCCTCACTTTCTCCCCTAGGGTCGCCATGCCTCTGTGGATGAAATCACGGCCTGTGCCCTCAATGCCGTGGAGCTGGACAAAAAGTACGGGGATGAGGCTGTGCAGGTGCGCGTGACAATGGGCAAGGAGCCATCGCACTTCCTGGCGATCTTCAAGGGCAAACTCATCATTTACGAGGTAATTTGGCTTTGTGTGCATGGGCAAGGTGCAAACACCGACGATGGAGCAGTGGCTACAATGGAAGTAGCCCGGAGTAATGGGCTGATGTTAAGGAGAAGTGTCTGCTAGGATTGTGTGGGCTGGCGTGGGGAAAGAATGGAACATTTCTAGCTCTCTCTTTCTGGTTCTTATATAGCCACCActgctgtgtttgtgttttcagaatCCCCTTTCTCATTAAGTGAAGCAGCTCTGTGCACTTCCCCATAATAGTGGGTAACTAAGACACAAAGAGGCTAAGGACTTCCCACAGCCACCGAGAAGTCTCTGGTGGAGAGGGAACATCTCAGGAATTGAATCTGAGCTCTCCGTACTAATTTCCCAAGGAGGCTGAACACAGTAAATACCTAAGGGAGAACAGTCCTGGGCTGAGCTGGACTCAGCAGCCTGTCACTGAAGTCCAGCACTTACATCTGAGGTTCTTTCAAATTCTATCCCAAAATCTTTTGCAGAGTTACAATAGAAGAACTGTGCTGTAAGTTGCAGATGGCATGTTCCTTCAGGGGCTGCCCTCCAGAGAGGGTCCCCCAAATTACCCTGCGAGAAGTTACACTGTTTGAATTGTCCCTGCCTGAATTTCATCTCATTACCTTCAAATCCACTTCGCTTGCTGCTTTGGTTGCTGCCATCTGTTGTAGAGACATTATAAATGACTGGAAAAGAGCAGGATTGCCCTCAACACTCCGTGGTGGCCCAACCGTATGACTTCCACAGCAGACATTCAGCTAAGCTCACCACAGTTGAAAATCCGAGTCCAGCTGTTGTGTTCTTTTTACATGGCAAAGGCGTAGCAGATCCTAAGGTCTGTTTACAGACAGGAGCTTGTCGAGATTTAGAATAACTAGAGAGAAATTTAAAGGTTATGACATGTGGGATTTATTCTGACCTGGAATCAGAACATATTTGGATTTACTCACTTGCTCCAGCTGGGCTCTGTACAGGCCTGTGGTCCCTCGCTGCAGCAGTGTGAGGAGCTGTGAGCTCAAGAGCCTTTCTCCTCTAACCAGACACACTCTGAATTTACATGTCATCCTCACCTCCCACTGCCATCTTTCCCTCTGTTTCCTTGCAGGGAGGCACGAGCCGGGGTCAGACAAGCACGCCCGAACCTGCGATCCGCCTCTTCCAGGTGAGGGGCACGGACGAGATGAACACCAAAGCCACGGAGGTGCCGGCCCGGGCCTCCTCTCTCAACTCTAACGATGTCTTCCTGCTGATGACCAGCCAAGTCTGCTACCTGTGGTGTGGGAAGGTGAGACGGCAGTGAGTTGAGGGGAGGCAGCTGATGGGAGCCAAAATTGCTGACCCAGGGCTTGAGTCTTCTACCCTTCACAGACCCGTGGAGGTATATCCTTGGGCAAGCAGCCAGTGCACCCAGGAGAAGGTCCTTTCTTTGTATGATTAGCAGGAACATGGCTGTGTCTCCACAGAAGTAACCCATTCTGGGGTTCACCTCACCTCGCTTTAGATGTTTATACAGCAGATCCGTTTCAAGCTGAGCAAACCACCCCAGGTTCCCTGTCCAGCCAACTGTGAGAAATTAGCTGGGATTAGCGCATGTTCATCTAACCTATTTTAGGCATCTACCTTTTGATGAGATGACTTGGGCCCCAGATGCCATTGGCAGCACTGAATGGCCCTCCAGGGACTAGGTGTGGAGTTTTTGTGACCAGCTCAGGTGTAGTCAGTGTGGATCTCAGTCCTTCTGCCTACTCAACCCATTAGAGGGTGAGACTCTTAAAAGCATTAAAGCAAGTCTAAAACTTTTGAAAAGAATGCAGGATCAGGCTAGCACTGCCCCATAGATAAGTTTTGCCAGTTTGCCCCTAACTCTGCCTCAATCTTCTGTCTTGAATTCAGGGCTGCAGTGGAGATGAAAGAGAGATGGCAAAGATGGTTGCTGATGTCGTCTCAAAACGGGACAAGCTGACTGTTTTGGAGGGACAAGAGCCAGCAGAGttctgggaagccctgggaggCAAAGCCCCTTATGCCAGTGAAAAGAGGTAATAATGACCTTATTGCTCCTCTAGGTTTGGCCATGCAATATTAAGCAAATGATCCTCTGGAGGGATGTGGGGAAGCATTTTGATACCATGCCCTCACCGCAGAGCACACTAGGTCAGAATATCCCCAAAATCTTGGTCTGACACAATCCCTACTGGAAATTCCACTGAGGTGTCTCTTGTCTAGGTTTTAGGGTCAGACCTTCTGTGGAGTAGGAGCTCCAGATCCAGACCCAGCAGACAAACTTTGCTAAACCGTTCTTTCTCTACAGTAAATGCATCCTGTGTCTGTCTTAGGACATGACTGTCCGAGGGCTACCTAAACAACATATTCACTTCCACCCATTACTAGACCGATGGGCAGCCCCAGGAGATTCTAAACTTGCTGTTGTGATTTCTCCAGGCCTCTGGGCAGGTGACAAATTCCTTTGCAACCCAGTGGGCTGATGTGGCTTTCACCTGACAGCAAGCTTATCCCCATGAGTAGGGAAGGGTTCTGCTTTTGCCTTCTTTGGGTAGAGAAAGAGTTATCTTAAAAACTGTTAAACTGTTAAAATTGTCCAAGAATTCCTTGAGAACTGACATTACTGACTTTCAGGCCCGATGATGTTCCCACCTCATCCATCACGGTTATAACTAGTAGTTGCTGGGCCAGCGGTAAACCACAATGGAAAGGTTTCcatctctcttgctttttctttccctgccacGTGTGAGGAAGGTTTCAAGAGCGGAACACCCACTACCAGCCTCGCCTCTTCGAGTGCTCCAACCAGACAGGACGCTTCATCATGACGGAGGTGGTGGGTTTTTGCCAGGAAGACTTGGATGAAGATGATGTCATGCTGCTAGACACTTGGGAAGAGGTTAGCATGgactccccctccccttccctctagACTTGCTTGCAAACCACATCTGGCTTAATTCTTTTTATAATCCAGTATTCAACATGAAATTGAGGGCAACACCTTCTGTCCCATCTCCAAACCCTTCCCGATGTCCCATTGGATAGGCAGGCCTATGCCGAACCATTTTCATCCGGTTACAAAACACTTCAGTGAGGTAGTATTGTTAACTCCGTTTCAGAAAgtgggaagctgaggcacagagacCAAAGGCATGAGCTCTCTCACCAGCAGGGTAGCACCCAGAAACTGTCCCCCTCATTTCCTAGACCAATGATAAGAACTTGCTTTAGCCTGTTGAAAACATACTCCAAGTGGTTTGCTCGGAGGATATCTGAGTTTCGATCACTCAAGGATTAGGTTTAACTGCCTTGAAATGTGAGAGAGCTGTTTCCTAAAACATTTATACTGTGGGGCTGTCTCAAAAGCAAAATCCTGCTCGATTTGGAACAAATCTAGGATCAAAATCCCAGGGGACTATTTGGCAACAACAATTCTGTGCTTATCTCTGCTTCAATAGACAGGGGAGGACAAATAACTGTGCCTCCACAGGTCCTAACTGCTCGCTGATCTACATGGCAGATCTGCATTACTTTCTCTCTTTGCAGATTTTCCTTTGGGTCGGCAAAGCCTCCAACACACAGGAGAGGAACGAGGCAATTGCCTCAGCTAAGGAGTATCTCAAGACCCATCCGGCAGGGAGAGACTTGGCAACTCCAATAATACTGGTGAAGCAGGGCTATGAACCTCTCAACTTCACAGGGTGGTTCAACGCCTGGGACCCCTACAAATGGAGCGTAAGTTATGGAGGAAGTCCTGTGTTGTGCACATGTGCCCAGCAGTGCTTAAAGTGTGTCACTGTCAATATCCACTATGGTGCACGGAGGAAAACCTCGCTATGACATCTCTTGGGCTTTGTGGCTTCCTAGTGTAGGGCTACCTGTCCAGCTTTTGTTCCTTCTCCAGCAAAAAGTACCTATTTGGTGAAACTGAGGGCTTCTGTGAATGGAAGTAAATGTGCTTTAATTCACaatattcacattttctttttaaaaatatcaggtCCCAAATCAGATGATTTGGGATTTCAACCAAAAAGTACATTTTGGGGCTGCTAAGAGTAAAATCAAGTTCAGAGTTTCAACAGAAGCATCCCACCTCATAAAGAGAGtttaaaaatgtccatttttcaAAATACCATCATAGAGAAAAAATCCTGACCCGGCTTTAAGGGCAAACTCCAGTAAAATGAAAGATGCGAACAAATAGGTCTTTTCTCCAGGTTCACAGACTGACCATCAGAGCCCTGGCACTGGATGCCCTGACAGGTCACCTTTGGTCCCTACATACAACCCATCTTCTCAAAATCTGATTTACAAATACCAGCTATACAGAAGGGAAAACCTGCGAAAGACAGAAGTCGTTCCCCCCTCTGCCCTTTAAAACGCACAGATTTCAGATCATTTCAGCAGTTTAAggcggagcagagatttgctcACACAGCTGGTGCATGGTGCCCCACGAAGTGCTGCCAGTGCCGCTCCCCAACCCAGGCTGTGCATAGCGGGGCTGGACGAAGGAAGGAGTAATTAACCCCGCGCAGAGCTCACATCAACCAGACCAGCCAGCCTGGGCACTGGTGCTGCAGCACAGAGCATACTGGGAATACCGAACAACCCTGCAGGGGCTTTGCTGGTTTGTCTACCCAAAGTATTGGGCCTGATTTGGGTTTGTAGCAAACACCTAGGTGGGAGCAGCGCTGCCAGACTGTGCACCGATGCGCCTGGTACCTCGTGGCACTGGTGGGCATGGCATAGGAAACGAAAAGCCACACGATGATGGAGAGTTGGGAAAAGCTCGGCTCCCAGGTGGTGTTTTCCCAGAGCAAGCTTAGTCAGCACAGTGCGGGGCCCCCGGACCTCTACCCAGCAGGCTGCCACTGATCACCCCTTCTCTGCCCCGTTTTTTCTGCAAACATTGGTGTTCATCCGATTCACAAGCACTCCCGTTTTCTGGTTGTCCAAAGCGCTGCAAAGAAGTCCCATGCTGGAGCCTGCAGATGGgacaggcaggcagcagggatgaAGGTCCCCAGGGGACTTCACGCTGCAGGAAATCTCATAcagaggtattttttttcctgtagctgAATTTGCATCCTCTTTCTTTGCAGCTGGTGTGGTGGTAGAAAGTCTGCCTTAACAGCAGGGTTTGGACAAATAAGAAAGTAACTTCCAGAGCACTGAACCTTAAAACAATGTTGATGCTTGAAACAAAGGTCAAAAACTTGAGTCTTTTTGAGGAACCACTGAAAAACAAGTATACAGCTCAAAAAATACATGCCCCTGTAAAATATCCCCTGTAGGCAGCTTCAGCAACTAGAGACCAGCAGTTCAAGCCGTTAACATCCCAGGAACATCTGGTGTGTGTGTTCATTGCTCAGTTTTCGGTTTAAATCCGTTTGCTCTGCAGTCCATGTGTTTATGTTTGTTCTTTTGGGGGAACTTTTCTAGATGGTGCTGTTAAGAACTGACATCTCCTGGCTGTTTAGGAAAACACAGTCACTGGCTTTGCCAAAATATCCAATATAATCCTTTTTAGGAAATAAGAGGTATCTGGTAATACATGGCACAAGTTATAACAAGCCTAGGACTGAGGTTTGGGCTTTGAAAAATCAGTAGCTTTAGCTAAAtttaaaaagggaggaaaagacagggggaaaaaaatgcttatccTAAATTTTCAAGCATTGCAAGAGCAGTTTAAAATTTAGAAGATTTAAATCTGGTGCTAAATAAGGTTTCTCTTGGTGTGCCTCCTGCTCTATGAAGTCTTTAAGTTTCCTGTTTTCACCTTGTATTGTACAACTGCAGAGGCTGAAAtctgtttctttgtttaaaaatcaaagctCAGATTCTGGCAGAATCTCCTGATTTCAGGAGTTGGGATTAAAGGAAACACCAGCTGCCACCATAACTGGCATCCCCACGGCTTTGTAATTTATGTGATCTCCCAACCCCACTGGAGAACAGGAGCATGTGCTCATTGAAGGTGGCCTTTGCTTCTCATGACTCTCTTTACCTTTAGGATGGCAAGTCCTATGAGGAGATGAAGAACAGCCTGGGAGACGTGTCGGCTCTATCCGAGATCACCGTGGTGAGTGGCTCCTAGACCCTGTGGGTGGGAAACATCAGGGTGTTGATACCGCTGTGCTCCCCAGCCTGGTCACAGGGAGGAGAGGGCATAGTGCTCAGAGCAGGTACAGGGACCTCAGGCTCTCAGGATCAGAGCTGTGCTCTTCCAAGGAAAGCAGAGCGAGATGTGATTAATAGCCCCTAAATATACCCTGATCTCCTCGGACTCTTACAGTCCTGTGCAGAGGCATCTGTGGGCAGGAGGCTGGACAGCTGATTTCTAAACTACACATGCAATTAAAGGTGTAAGTGAGGATCTTTGCACGAGCAGTTTGCAGAGCTGTGATCCCTGAGATCCTGGACTCTGGCAAGGGGCACACAGGTGCCGCAGGCCAGGGAGGGACAGCGCAATGGGAGATGCCACAAAGCATGGCTAGCACAAGGTCCCAACAGTCCCAAACATGACTGTCACAAGGGATTAGTTCTGCCCTGAATGGAGTCAGAAGAAAGGCTGGAAAGAAGAGGCAGCGACTTTGAACCAGGAGAGGGAGCAAGTTGGCAAGGGGTACACAAGTAATCCTGAAGCTTTAGGCCAGGTAGATATCTATCCTTACCTTTTCTAATCCCACATGAGTCTTCCCTTGCCATTATCCTGAGAAAAACTAGGCTATTGGAAGTTGCCCTGATTAATTCTAGGGGGTACAATTAATGCTGTAGCTTTTGCAATCCTAACATCATGACACAACCTTGGATGGAGGTGCTGGGCTAATGTTACAGTTTGGACCTTCTCCTTGCAGCTTCAattctgcaaagcagcagattGAATAGTGGTCTATGCCAGGAGCAGTCCTTCCCACCCCAGCAGAGAGAATGACATGGGATAAGCCCCAGTCTGTTGCACTGATAGAGCATGTTGTCTTGACATGTTTCCTTTACTTGGCAGGATCTTAACAACATCAACCTGAACAAGAGAAACATCAGCGTGATCAACTCGACTGTTTCAAGTACAAAAAGAGCTTCCTCTGAGTATAAAACACACTTCAACCACAgtgacagcaacagcaacagctacagcaacagcagcaactaCAACAGCAGCCCTTCCCCAATGCCCAACGGTGAAGGAATTTACTCCCGAGAGGTGCTGATCAACAAAACGGTGGATGAACTTCCAGAAGGCGTGGATCCTGCTAAGAAAGAGGTGATGGCACTGCTGGTCTGATGTCTTTGTAACCTGGTACTTAGTGTTAGCTAAGTGCACTAGTACTTTAAGCCGTTCAATCCTACTTCAGAGGACTGGAAATTGTAGTAATTTCACCTGTGTTTTGACTGCAtattgaacaaaatattttaagtgctaATGTTTTTCAGGGgagaaaaatgaagtttaaatagctgattttaaaaatatttacttttggtAGGATTATGTTATTATGCCACTTGACCTCTGTCCTTGGGGGACAGAGACTCAAAACTACAAATCCTGCCAGACACGATGACACAGTGACTGAGGGCAGCTGAGAATGAAACCTGGAGTTTCATTCTGGCTGGGCCctagatttctgttttcattcaaaaGTCCTTCCAGAAAGGTTCTTTTCTTTGTCCAGAAACTTAAATTTCAGCAAGGACCATTTGTAAGGATAAGGAGAACTGCCACATTTCACATTTCTGCTCAGCCCAAGGATTTTTTAGCCTTAGCTAAGTTCAAGTAAGCACATGGgagagacacagaggctgattcTCTTTACTCTCTACCACCCATGATTGACCAGTTTCTTGCACCAACAGATCTCCTGGCAAATGCTAAGGTCTGTAGCCAGAGAGATGATCTACAGTAGGACCAGCAGCTCTGCACTGCAGCAATACTAGCTCTGTTCATGTACTAATGATGATGTTTCAGCTGGTCTCTACATGAGTGCTCTCTGTTCCTCAAAATGCCAGCAAAAACCCCATTTACACTTCCCACAGAGTTTTTCTGAGTAACACCGATAAAACAGCTATCTATAAAACATCCTGGCTCTCTGGCATTTCCAGTCAGAATACTGTTGGGAGACTTGTGTGAGAGGGAAATGCTTTCACTGTGAATTGCTGTTTGAGAAACCACCCACTATTTTAGCCAGCAGAACTCCTCTGAAGTGACATGAATTGTCCTGGCCTCGGTGTGACTAATGGGGCAGAATTCCAGACAGAACACAGTAACCCCAAAACGGTTGTGCCCCTTTGGGCTGGTGGGCTTGTACCCCCTCTGAGCTTTGGGAAGCAGGATGAGAAAGAGCTGCTGGGATGTTCCACTTCCCCACCATGAGGACAGACAGTAGGACAGGAGATGTTTGACTGAAGTCAGGGGCCAGCACTGGCATGGTGGGATAGGGATGCTGTCCAGGGAGGCGTCACAGCCTCCACAAAGGCCAAAACTGACTGTCTCCTTGCTTTGTCTTCCCATCGCAGTACTACCTCTCTGACACCGATTTCCACGATATCTTTGGGAAATCCAAGCATGAGTTCTACCAGATGCCCAAATGGAAGCAACAGAACGAGAAGAAGCAATACGGACTCTTCTGAGACCACAGGGGCCATCTGGCATCTAATGACTCTGGGACCAACCTCGATCTCTTaggagctgcagggaaggaaTGCTGACATTTGTCAATGAACCCAACCTCATCTCAATCAGGCCAAGCCCCAGCGCAGTTATTCCAGCAGACACTGTTCAGGGGAAGGCTCCTTTTCCTTGCAAACCTCAAAAACAAGTAGGCAAAATTTTTTGTAGGCGTGACTTTGCAGGATTGTCTTGCCTTTTGTGGACATTCTATTGCTGATAGTCACAAAGACAAGTGTGTGTCACACAACCATAGTGTAGcttgtcctctcctctcccccttgCAAATTGCCACTTGCACAAGGTCAGGGTCTTCCTGAAATTTAAATTAGGAAATTTAGGAaattagaaatttaaaattaGGCAGGACCAGGGCTACTTTCAGCTGATGTGTAAGTGCTGGGtcgggagaggaggggaaagcacTAGGGGGATGGTGGGAAGCCTTGGGGTCAGGAAAAGATACTGGAGTAGCCAGGCGCATGATGGTGTAGCCCATGGAGTGAGACTCGCCAGTTCAGCCCCTTCTCGCCTTGCAGAAGAGATATTCACCACAGAAAATCAGTTGCAGACTAATGTGCACTACTTGATGcaggaaaaacaaatgagaagCTGACTTGTAAAAACCCACATATTTAGAACATATTTATTAGCTGATTTATTTCAAGAGGCTGATGAGATTTAGGGCTAGATGCAGGATTTTGAGTGTCAGAAAAgaccctattttttttttcttccattgagATGGCATCTCCATTCTCACCTGGCCTCTCTGACCACAAGCAGGTGCAGGTGGGCAGGAGAGTCCATCTGCCTACAGACCAGAAGCCTGGAGAAGCCAGGAGGTTTTGGGGGATGACCAGAGGCAGAATTTGTGCGAGTGCAGCTTTTGTCACGGAGCTCCATCCCTGCGATCTCTGTGGGGCTGAGAGGGCACGTTCCACAGCGTGAGCTCGATCTGATCAAGGGGGCGGGGGGCAATACAAGTGATCAGTGTTTAAGGGATACAACTGTAAACAAAAGGGAAGAACACGTATGTTTAAAGAAACCCAAAAGATTTGGTTTTGCAGCTTTATTCCATTTCCAGCCTGATCAGTGATTTCAAATAAACAGCCAACAGCAACATGATAATTGTCCTTTATCAGCAGGTGGGATAGGATGATGATGGAGAAGAGCTCTGCAGGGCCACGGCTCCTTCAAACATCTGGTCATtaatgggatttttctttttttaaaaagaaaaggacaaactCAGGAGCTGGAGACTCCTCTGTCACCAAACACCACATAGCAGGCATCTTGGCACTGTTTCTCTCCATGTGCCGATGCACCCTGCTTCTGAAGGCCCCTTTTCCCTGCAAACAAGGCTACTGGGCTGCCCTTCCTTCCCGCTCAGCAGTTGTCCTGATTGTCCACCCCTGCTACAAGGATGCGGTGGTGTTCGTATGCTTAGGAGCTGCAGACGACCTAGGAGCAAAGAGCTCTCAGGCGATACCCAGGACCAGTAACAGTGCAGTAACGGTGAAGTGTCACCATCCGGCTGGCCTGGAGGCAAGCACCTCCAGGTTATGGGATCTTCTGGAGAAATCGTTGCATTTAAGAATTGGGGGCTACCTTGTGCAAGTCGCAACCATGTCATTACCTCCATGCTCCCCAGCAGCAGTTTGGCCCAACTATGCTTGAGGGCCCAGCACAAAATCCATTGAAACTCCATGCAGAGTAAGGTAAGAATCAAGCAGAGACACAAATCAGCCAAATTATCTGCATGATTGCTCCTGTTGTGTTCACACTGGATACAATCAGTGCACATTATCCCCGTTTCAGCCAGCGTTGCCACAGTTGGAAGCAGCAATCCACATACAATATTTATATCGCCCCGCTGCGGCATGCTCCTGCCAGCTCCCAAATTAA
This Dromaius novaehollandiae isolate bDroNov1 chromosome 2, bDroNov1.hap1, whole genome shotgun sequence DNA region includes the following protein-coding sequences:
- the VILL gene encoding villin-like protein; translation: MTEGDSNLPIIERKPGLQIWGIENMKMVPVPEKAYGTFFEGDCYIILHNKRTSRGSTTDLHYWIGKDSSQDEQGAVALYITQIDDALGGNPVQHREVQGHESETFQSYFRNGIIYKKGGVASGFKHVETNMYNIKRLLHVKGKKHISATEVELSWNSFNKGDVFLLDLGKVLIQWNGPNCSIAEKSRGLALARSIRDSERGGRAQIGIIDNEKDSPDLMQIMKMVLGERRGELRDAIPDTKADELQKANVRLYHVYEKDNDLVVQEIATRPLTQDLLQHEDCHILDQGGFKIYVWRGKLSSKEEKKTAFSRALGFIQAKGYPPSTNIEVINDGAESAMFKQLFQKWTEKDETQGLGKVYTTGKIAKVEQVKFDTTQLHARPELAAEQRMVDDASGDVEVWRIEDLHMQPVDRKKYGQFYGGDCYLVLYTYLRSGRPHYVLYMWQGRHASVDEITACALNAVELDKKYGDEAVQVRVTMGKEPSHFLAIFKGKLIIYEGGTSRGQTSTPEPAIRLFQVRGTDEMNTKATEVPARASSLNSNDVFLLMTSQVCYLWCGKGCSGDEREMAKMVADVVSKRDKLTVLEGQEPAEFWEALGGKAPYASEKRFQERNTHYQPRLFECSNQTGRFIMTEVVGFCQEDLDEDDVMLLDTWEEIFLWVGKASNTQERNEAIASAKEYLKTHPAGRDLATPIILVKQGYEPLNFTGWFNAWDPYKWSDGKSYEEMKNSLGDVSALSEITVDLNNINLNKRNISVINSTVSSTKRASSEYKTHFNHSDSNSNSYSNSSNYNSSPSPMPNGEGIYSREVLINKTVDELPEGVDPAKKEYYLSDTDFHDIFGKSKHEFYQMPKWKQQNEKKQYGLF